The DNA segment GACCAATGAGAAAAATCTTTGTGATGCAACCCATTTCTAGTGAGGGAATATCAGTTAGGAAATCTTTCACATTTAAGTTATGATTCTCGTAAAATTCCAATATGAGCTCTGCTATTGGTATTACCAAGTCATTGAGGAGCAAGTCTTTAAGCTGCAAACCTCTTTTCAACTCTATTGAAGATTAGAGGATCATGATATCACTTAATCATGCATAAATTATAGGTTTATATGTTCAATTTAAAAGCTTTTATGTACACTATATACTATGCAACATTCATAGACAGCACATCGTTCGAAACTCAGAGTAAGTCTAAGCTTGCGTCTCTTGCAGTACTACTATTTGGAATATGAAGATTTACATATTTGTGCATTAGACTCTCTCCAGTATCAACCTCTTAATGTTATTTATATCATCATACTTGTATCTTTTAGTGGGACCTCTCTTATTATTCGTGCTCATTTCCTCATTATTGTACTCGTCTGTAAGTGCAGGGGCGCTATtgtttttcgctcttcttgggttATCGGGATGTTTCATAACTTGTTATGATCGACGAGTGCGCAATGATTTGGCTCAACCATGTCGAGAGTTATGTATTTGTTGCTGTCAACCAGGGTTAGCAcctatttttcttattttgtagTTTCTTGAATTATAATATTTGGTCATATTGTAAGTCAATTATGTGATTCATTTTGATATTCTGATATTATATATGCTTTTATGTGTATCTTGTCTGGAGCTTTAGTTTAAATACAATGTAAATGTTATATAACCAGAtaattttcccttttcttttccttttgtttccGTTCCTGCCCGTCTTTCTTCCACGGTTCACTTTTAACTTTTTTACCAGCTGTTCTTGTGTACATATGTTAATGTGATCTTATGGTATTCTTTCAGAATGTGTGCTGACTGCCATCTCCCTGGCACCCTCTGTATGTGGACTGACTGTACCACGTGCTTTGAAAGTTGTGCAAGTACCGCAGGAGAATGTGGCTGCTTAGGAGGGGCTGGCGAAGCGGGACTACCATTGTTGTTTATCGTAGGACTAATTGTTCTTGGGCTCTTCACTGTTATTGGCATATTTTACAGTGTTCTCGTGGCAACGATGGTTGGCCAGAGAATTTGGCAGCGTCACTATCATATACTTGCTAAACGAATGCTGACAAAAGTGAGTTCTTTTTCCTCTAGGCATAAGCAGCTCCTTTCCATTTGTTATCTTTTTGTTAATTCAAAGAATGATGATTGATATTTCTGAATCACATATCCATTTTGGTTTGCGACTTTGATCTCTTCTCTGCTCCAACCTCATACCATAGTTTTTGAATTCTCATGCTACACAAATTTTAGTTACTTGTTTGTGGTTGTATAACAGGAGTATGTTGTGGAGGATGTCGACAGCGAGGGCACTGATTGGTGCCCACCACCTCTTCCTGCTGAGCATGTTCAACAGCTAAAGGCACTTGGACTCCTATAGTCTGAGCTTGAAGGCAAGAACAGTTGTGCCTTAGAGACGGATGGGAAGAGGCATACGGGAGGTACTAGCAATATCCAAGTTAGTGCTGGTATTGCCTTCATATTTGTCTTTGGTAAATGTCCACAAATTGAATGATCATCAGTGTTGCACCATCATCTTTATGGATAGTAAATACCACCTAAGAAGTTTTTGTAAGAGCTTGTCCCTACAAAATAGGTTAACTCATTAAAAAACACTCCGTCTTTGTGGTTTCCTGATGCGGGATGTCATTGTTTCGGACATGTTTCTTCTGCTGCATACAGAACACAAGTTGTGTCAGCTGACACAGGAACAGAAGAAGCATGAAGATGGATTTTAGTGTGGTGCTTACTTTGTATTGGCTGCTTGAAAGTGGCATATCTCGGCATCTGGCTTATTACAGTTAGATGTAGACAAGCTATTTGATCAAGAGAAAAAAGGATCGTATTTTGTCATATAGACCATCGTTTGCTAGAATGCCTGGATGACACGGGTTCAGGTTCGGTCCAACCTTGCATCCATAATAAACTTGATTCGGATACAATCCTTATTGTCcttaggattaattataaattattttctgtaattaattatgattagcaTCTGTAGTATTGTACGTACTGTAATTTTTGGACAGTACGTAGAAATTTCATTTGTAGAAATTTCACCCCGCCAAGTTTAACCTGGTGGATTCGGTGGACAGGAACACCGTCGGTGTTCCGACCGACGGCGGGGTGGTGTGGTCATCAGATTCCCTTTTCATTCGAACAATTTTTTTCATCGATCAAATTAATAACGtgaaaagaattaaaattaaatattttattttgataaatatagGGATCCATAAATAAGGGATCGGAAGCTAATCATAGCTGCTAAGTAATTCTTAATATGTAATCAGCCCCCGTCCTTATGAGGCCGCCACACACACTACTGCGTCCCTCGATCAAACGCCTTAACGAAGTGTTTTCGATCATTCCGTCTCTACACCGGAGTGGCGGAGATAGCAGCAACCCACTAGAGGCGGGAGATGGCGGCGGGCGCGGCCTCTTCAAGGTCAACGGCGTCCCAATCGAGTTGGGTGAAGCCTGAGGTCCTCCGCGTTAAGGCCTTCGAGCCCGTCCGTCCTCCTCCTCGGCCGGCAGCGCTTCATGGGCGTCGATCTCCGCATCCGCGTCCGGGGCGGCGGCAAGACCTCCCAGATATATGCCATTCGCCAGAGCATCGCCAAGGCCCTCGTTGCCTTCCACCACAAGTACGTCGACGAGCAGtccaagaaggagatcaaggacaTCCTCGTCCGCTACGACCGCACCCTACTGGTCGCCGATCCGCGACGCTGCGTTGTTGTCGGTTCGAATTCAGTCCCACCATCCTTCTCTGAaacaaaagatcaaaacttttgcGCTTTACCTTGTCTGTTGGATTCTGAAGCATGTTTGCCGATTTTGGAACTACACCTACGACTATGTCTTATTTTTTGGGTACATTTAGCTAGAAGTCTAAATACTGCCCTATGATATCCTTGTTTACTGAATTCAACACAAATTAACACCAGCACAAGGCATCATGGTGTTGTTCAATGTTCGTGTATGTTGATAGTGATAAATCTTCCATCAACGAGATTTCTCTCTTGTTTCTTCTGTTTCATGTATAGGTTATCAGAGAGTGCCTGTTGAAGATTTGTCATGGGCTTAAGAATGTCTTCAAGAACAGCCACGGATCTTGTTTTGCTAAGAAATGGGTAAAAAACAGAGAGGTTTGGAGAGAACGGATGAACTTTAAGCAACATTTCAGACAAGGTATTACTCATACATTGCCTTCTCCTCTCTTTCCATTCTCTCCTTAAGTTATTACTTAAACAAATCATTTTATGCAGTGGAAGGTGAGGTGTTCTTTTTTTTGCCACTCAGTCATCTAGAATagcctttttctttttccattcTGCATATCAATGATCTGATTTATCTAGTAACATGAGGTTGGCAAAGTTGTCATCTTGGCCACATGTGTTGGTTTCTGAACTCCATGTCAAACTAGAATGCAATTTCTACATTGGAAGGATTGCAGACTGATTTAGTATTTTGCATTGTGCTTGGCTTGTTCTGTTTCATCTTTTATTTTGTCACTGTTGCTGCAGAAATATTGAACTTTCTATCTGTGTTTATGTCATGTATTCCCTTGAGTGTTTTGGCTTGCCTGTCTTTGATTTTAGGAACGGATAATGTTTAATGAACTATCGCCGAGACAATGGGATTTCGTTGCTAGTAATTCTACATGGATCATGAATATGAGTTTATCTGAAGTTAAAAAGACTTCGACCGATGATCGCACAGCTTTAGATCGACAATTGAAGTGGTTACTTGTCTCTTCAATTTAGCATAGTAGATTTTTCCTTTTTCCACTTTAATGTTCTTTTTTTCATGCAAGATCTTGTAATATGCACATAAAAAATTTAGCTTAAGGATGTTTGTTAGGGTTATCGTCATTTCGATGGCGTTTGCATAGTATCATTTTATTACCTTGGTTTGACTATAACCTttccagaaacaaaaaaaaaggcctAGTTCCAAGATGGAACATACATGGTTGCATTTATCAGAGGTAACATTTGTTCATGGTTTATGCGACCCGAAATTCGTATACATTGTTTGGCTGAAATATCTTTAGAACCAGAGGTTTAGGTATGCATATGATCGAGCTGAACCATTCAGAAACCTTGAAGTTTCTCCGTATCTCAATTTGCATGCTTCTCTAGTTGGCAGTCTTAGGTTTTCTTTCTTGAGACCTCAGTAGGTCGGAGAACTATTAGGTAGCTAGAATATTATCCGATCTCTATGACCTTCATATCCTTTTCTTTAGGAAAGGTGGTGGAGGTATCTGATTCTTTTCCATCTACCTTGTCTTTTGGTTCTGGATTCTGTTTTTGGATCCATGGTGGGTAGCATGAAGGTTAAAATGATCAAATACCAAGTTTGAATATACAACAATGGATTTTCCAATTCCATCTCTAGAAGACCTCATATTTTTGTGCCAAGCGTATCGGCGACGACAACTAATTTCCTTGTTTCGATATACTAGTGTCTATTAGGGTGTGCATCTCTGTCACAGATATTTCTCCTGTTTACTGTAAAAGTTCTTTTATCATAAACTTACTCCTTGCAGGAAGAAAAAACATCATTTTCTGCATTGCTTGCACTGTACTTCTCAAGTATGTGTTTACTGTCCAGTGAAACTATAGGTAATGCCTACTGCTTGGTGCCAGTGATGATCTTAGCCTGGATGCATCAACTTCCCTCATCATGTTGGAATCTCTTGCTCCATGAACATTCAAGATTTCCATGTGTTAGAGGGTGAAACATTTTTGTTTTCTGTGTTTTCGGGTAAGATATTGATAAGTCAATATTTGATCGTTATTGGTGTTTATTATGGATTTTATATAAGGTAGATTATACTGTTGTTTTATAAAGCTAAATCGATAGATTATATTTAATTTGAGGCAGGCAATTGAGATATTGTGATTATTTACAACAGTGATGCATGAATCGGATGTTGATTACTGTCTTAGAAATTACAATCGACTGTTTGTTCCCATTGTTGGAGGGATATTGTATTGAGCCTTCTAATCGTACTTGATGGCTCATCACAAACCCAAGCCATGGCAAGAGTCGTGCTTGGTGTCCTCCCT comes from the Musa acuminata AAA Group cultivar baxijiao chromosome BXJ1-10, Cavendish_Baxijiao_AAA, whole genome shotgun sequence genome and includes:
- the LOC135596206 gene encoding uncharacterized protein LOC135596206; its protein translation is MADPGDSSRLIAPVPVPDPNDIDLEAGPGEQFQCRICLETDGRDFIAPCKCKGTSKYVHRECLDHWRAVKEGFAFAHCTTCKAPYYLRVHVHADRKWRILKFRFFVTRDILFIFAVVQLIISSLAYLVYLVDSSHNYWLRLAWGFDGEFSFYYICGALLFFALLGLSGCFITCYDRRVRNDLAQPCRELCICCCQPGMCADCHLPGTLCMWTDCTTCFESCASTAGECGCLGGAGEAGLPLLFIVGLIVLGLFTVIGIFYSVLVATMVGQRIWQRHYHILAKRMLTKEYVVEDVDSEGTDWCPPPLPAEHVQQLKALGLL